Genomic DNA from Solanum pennellii chromosome 3, SPENNV200:
GATGAAGTTAGAAGAACTCTAGCCGATCTTGACATTCATTTGGCTGCAATGACTGAAGCAAAAGAGGATGAGACCACAAGTTTCAAAGAGATTGAAGGTCGGTTGAAGTCAGCTGAGGCAAAGATCATGTCCTTGCAGTCAAATTGTCTGAAGATATGGGATACTGGTCCTTCTAATCAACTTCTTGAGTATCTGCAAAATGTAGAAGAAGTTCGGAGTATAATAGTGAGCTTGGAAAGTATGGTGCTAAACAAGAACAGGAAACAAAGCAGACTTACTAATCAAGCTCACAGTGTGTTGCAGATTGCAATGGTAAGGCTGCAGGAAGAAGTTATCAATATTCTTGCGCAGAGTAAGCAGTGTTTTGAGCATGCATATGTGTCGTTCCATTCTTGTGAAGAGACCGTAGTTGATGAGGAGACGATGGTCTCAATTGAGTATGACTCAATTGAGGGAACATCTTGTCTGGATAGTAGTAGAGCTGAATCAGAAGAATGTATAATAATGGATTTGGTCCATCCAGGCGTTGTTCCTTATATCAAGTCCATTGCAGATCTGATGTTAGCTTCACATTATGTTCAAGAATTTTGCCAAGTTTTTATCAGATTCTGGAAAGATGCATTGTATGAATACTTGGGGCTTTTCTGTATGCAACAAATCAGCATTGAAGATGTGCTGAGAATGGACTGGGCAAGCTTGAATTGCAGAATTAAGAAGTGGCGTCAGGCAACGAAGAATGTCATTGCATTCTATCTCCCTAGTGAGAAAAACCTCTTTGATCAGATCCTCGGTGAGTTTGGATCTGTCAGTTCAACATGTTTCATTGAGGTCTCAAAGGATGCCATGATGTGTCTTTTGAATTTTGGCCAAGCTGTAGCTATTGGTCCCCTTCTACCAGAACGTCTTTTTTGTTTACTCGACATGTATGAGCTTCTTAGAGGTCTTTGTCAAGATGTGGATGCTTTGTTTTGTGTAAACCATGGTAATTCCATTCAAGTGGAGTACCATGAACTCATGAAAAGTCTTGGAGATTCTGCAAAAGCAATCTTTCTGGGGTTGGGGAATCGAATTGCTTCAAACACTTCAACAACTCCCTTCCAAGGAGGAGGTGTTCATCCTCTGACCAAGTATGTTATCAATTATTTCATGCTTCTGTCAGAATATTATGTTACCCTGAGGTTCCTTTTAGAGGACAGAGAGGTAGAGAGCTCGGTTGAAGTTGTCGATACACTGGTCAGGCTCGACATTTCATCCGAAATCCCATGTCCATTGGCTTTTCACTTGCAGTCAATAACATCCAGGCTCGAATCCAACCTTGAAGATAGGTCCAATTTATATAAAGACGATTCTTTGAAGCACATCTTTTTGATGAACAACATCCATTACATGGTCCAGAAAATCAAGAATTCCAAACTCAGAACCTGTTTTGGTGATGAGtggataaaaatacatattgtaAAATATGTGCAGCACGAAAAAAGCTATGAGAGAAAAACATGGAATTCAATCATATCTTTGATAACCGGTTATGAGAAGTTAGGGAAGGCAGTTCTGAAGGAGAGGTGCAGAAATTTCAGTATTGCTTTTGAGGAAGTGTATAAAAACCAGACAGGATGGACTATTCCAGATATTGATCTTCGAGCTGATTTGAATGTTTCAATCGGATTAAGAGTCATTCATGCCTACCGTACATTCGCTGGAAAGGTGAGAAAATCTCTCAGTGAAAAGCACATCAAATACACAGAAGAGGACTTGGAGGAGTATCTCCTGGACTTTTTTCAAGGTTCAGCAAAGTCTCTTAATCATCACTGGAGGAGGTGAAAGTTGAATAACAGTAGTAGTATATTTTCCTGCATTGAGCGTTTCAATTGTCTTATCTTTTGTAATTTATCAACATTAGTGTTGTactccccccacccccaccctaacacacacacacaccacaCAGATGTATAGTTGTCCATAGTTTTCGAGTTCAATCTAGTATGGTAACTTTATGGTATATGCATTCCTTTTCATCTGTGTTCCACTCTCATTCTTGCTAACACTCTGTTGCTGATCATTTGCAACATGAGTGTCCCAAATCACTTGTCATAGCTATGTCGTTCAGATTCCTAAAAAATGTTGCCCCATCCGCATCAGAATCCTCCAAGAAGGCACTATTTTTGGATGATCCAACACTAATCTGATGATATTTTTGGGAAGTCAAAACAATGTAGGCTAAAAGTGGTCAAAACCACTGAGCCATAAAGGTTGGAAGACAGAAGATGACTTCAGATATTAAAGTCTGATAGAGAGGCCTAACTACTTTAGATATTCAAGTCATGGCATTCAATACATCTGTACAGGTAAAAGGGAAAACTTGTATGAGCACATGCTCAGCCACCTATCaaatcattttgatttattctttTCTCGGTGTTAATACTGCAGAAGTTCAGCACCCCATAACTATCACTGAACATTTGTATCATTTATGCTTCATAGTTAAAGTAAAAGTCGTTTCAAGTCTTCTTCCTTGTACATGTATCTgtagttttcaaatttaaaacctATGTTGGTGTGAAGGTCTTGACTCTTTTGAGGGAACAGTGGCGCTAGGGGCTAATATAATGGTGATTGAGACATTTATAGGGTCATTTGGTAGCTGATTAAGAGCTAAGTAATCTTGCATAAGTAACACCATGTTTGGCAGCATCTTTTTGCTATGCATAAAATACAACACACCTAATATAATGTTCGGTTTGCAATTTAGAAACCGACAAAactaatacatatataagttGGAGAATCTACGTATATTTTATGCAGGATAGAAGATGGATAACTAAACAgtcacaaaataatatttagattCCATTATAATTGATCTTTGTATAACTAATATCGACACAACTCTAACCGATTACCAAACAACACCAACTATTCTGATAAGGTGATTTTCCTAAACAAGAAAGAACTAGTGAAGTTAGAAATTAAACCTCCTGAGCATGAAAAAACACTGTTGGAAGTATTTTCAGTAACAGAAACAAAACCTCATAATCTTTAACTAATCAGAACACGTAAACAATGATCAGGTGGACTCACGTTCAATCATTCCAATGTACTTGTCACATCATGATCCTTTTTCAAACAAATTACAAGTCAACAGAAACTTGGTCATTACAGGCAACTGCAGTTTCTCAGATGAGTTATACAATAAATACATGTTTCTCTCAGTAACCATACTTTCAGTAGTgtcaaataacaataaaatctAACACTTATCTGTTTAAGCAATCACAACTCACAAGTATAAAGAACAATTAGTGTAATGAATAGAcataatcaatttgaaaagaatGTGAGGCAGAGCTTACATAAGATGCCAACTCTAGCTTCAGAGACTTCAGATTTTCCTTGGCATTTATCATTATGTCCCTTAATATTCTCCTCTTCCCCTCTCCCCCCCCTCCTCCCCCCCTCTGTTTTATACATGAAATCACTCCTACTAACttcatggattttttttttggcagaAGTGTCAAATAATTGTCGAGTTTCCATATTACCTTTTTCGCAATAAGGAAACTAAGGACTAAGATTTCTTAAGCGCTTAATGTTCCAGTCGTGGTTTCGAGCCAAAGTTATAGATCCAATGACTGTGGCTTTCAAAGAGCATCGTTCTCTTAATTTTGTATTTCCGTTCTGTCAAATGAATCAAATTACTTCCCTAGCATAGTGGTTAGGTAATCGCCATGTTGTCTCAAACAGACGATCAAGACTCAAAACTTACTTTCACAATAGAATAAACAATACTTTCTGCTGACATTTTAATGATAAAAGAGCTATTTTTCACACCCCAAAGTCATGGTCAGCCAGTTGGATGACTCTGTTCAAGCACATTCCTCTGCAACAAAAAGAAGGAACTTACCCTAAAAATTGTCAAAGGCACTCAAGCAATTTGAGTACAGTATATGTCTCAGAAGTAACACAGTGAAGGCAAAATAGACACGATGATGATCAATCTTGTAATTTTGTTCCACTTTTGTGTTTGTGAAGGTCAATCATGAAAGATAACATTTAGTTAGATTCCAGAAATGTGTCTCTCTGTTAATGAAACTGTAAAACTGCATCTGACTGAAACGAAAAAGATCACCCAAGATTATTTTTCCTAGATCGAAGATATCAGTCATTTCTATGActgattcaataaaaaatagaaaacacaCTTTATAGCTATAGTACATATTTGTGGGTCTTactaaattcaagaaaaattgtgCAGAAAGAACTATAATCATTTCAGCCATACTTCACTTCTCATCCCTCCCTCTCTATATAGCTTGACTCACAATTACTTGAGCATTGTCCCTGTCACCTTGTGCTTTCCTAAAATCAATTTCTTTCCTGCTTTAGGTTATTGGTCACTCTGCATGTGGGCAATAATAGCGATAGTTAATGTCATGTGCCAACTATAATTGGTTTTTCTATGATATGCATGCACCACTATAAAAGGCATAAGCTATATGCCAACCTATTGGTGTTAATGATTTTATAGCGCAGCTAGCTCGTATATCCATGGAGTGGCACTTCTTCATTTCAGACATCTTGAATCACTACCTGCTTCCCTTTTATTTCACAGACAATTTTTGCCTGCTACAATTAGTCGATCAAGAGTTGCAGTTTGGCCAACTTGGAGCATGGTccaaacaataaaaaaagatgTTATAATCATTAATTGAAAGTAATACATTGTCAACGAGGAAATCATGCTCCTAAAACATCAACAGGTTTATCGAACATTGTACAACAAAGGTCTCAAGCAATAGCCGagttaacaaataaaataagacACCTAGCAGAACGGACACAGGAAGAGCAGGCAAAGCTTTCTGATAAAATGCAAGAAGCATCAGAGTGATACCAAGACCAGCTATAATAGCaagataacatgcataaactgTCATGAAATCATACATCGCAGCCCTGGCAACTAATACACTGTAGAATATGAAGTCTCCTAGCCCCAGCTTAATAGCACCTGACGATCCCAAACCAATCCCTTCAAGTGCAAAATCATCACTTGACCCTTCCTGTAAATTCATTCGGACATTTATCCTATGCTGAATTAGCGGTGCAGCCAGCTCAGAATCTGaacttgaaacttgaccatcctCCACATCAACACCATCCTCCACATCAACAGCATTCCTCTCGCCGATTGATGGAAGGCTTTCGAGACCAGTACTTGATTCCAAACTAGAATAGACAGTTGAATTCAAGTTAGACCTAGAATCCAAATTTTCATCAGAGCCAATATCATTGTCCCGTCTTTCTCTCCAAACTCTCCTTTGCACAACAGCACCCCTTTGAACTGAGTCGGGATTAATAATGGGGCGAGCTTCATAAACCAAAGCCGGGATATCTTCATCCCTAGATATTGCAAGTTCAACAAGTAGCCTTAGAGGTCCACCCGGCAACAAAACAGCTGCAAGGTCATACAATGACATTGCAACCAAAAGCACCCAAGTCGTCCATTCAGGCAAGAGTGTAAACCAATAGGCAACCAAAACTCCAATAACAACCAGATATCCTTGGGTAATTATAATTGCCGTCTTTGACATAAACACAGCCAAAACCCCAACAACAGTGAAATTAAACAAACTCAAAGCAAAAGTAACGCAATCAATGGGAATCCTGAATTTTCCGATCAAGAACAGACATATTTCACCACCCATGAATCCCAAAACAAGAAAAGACGAGAAACCCATGTAGTATTTCAAGAATTTGGTGCATCTGAAGTAGAAAAGTAAGACCAAAAGGAATGTAACAGCagtgacaacaacaacaaagacTAAAGCATTCAAAAGGGCACCTTTCAATTTGTCCCAGTTTGAGTCTGAGCTGCTCTCACTATAGGCAACTGTGGCTATAGAGGTAAATGAAGGACCTGAAGAATCTGAATCATTGTTTAGTACTGAAACAAGGATAACCACCAATAGCATACAAATTGAGACTGGTGTTACAATTCTCACTATTTCTTCACCCAGTGAATCAAGAACGCTTCTGGGCTTTGCATTTTCATCCATTTGAACCCTAAAATTGAATTAACCTTCGGATTCCGGGAACAATTTTGGATTTTCAGTGTTCAGTTGATAGTCTGGGAAAATTTGGGTATTTCCAATTTTGACTTTGGATCTTGAGAGATTGCAACAAAACGGTAACCCGACCCGAGTTGTGACCTAATCCACGAGTCCGGCCCAAACTTAGCAATGATTGGGCCACATTGTAAATACAAGTTTTTTTCTCCTCAAGCTCGGTGTGACAAGTTCGATTGAGGATACACAATAGATTCATAATTTCTTTATGGAATATCTTTGTTATATCAACTCAGTCACTCGTGTGTGTAAAAGTTATATTCCATAGCTAAAGTTATTATTGATGTTGATTaactaaatttatttgttattatcttAGTTATCTTTTAAGTGAGctaatgatataaaattttgacataatacatttatcggaaaagggcctaaaatatcctcaaagtattgaaaatggtacaaaattacccttcatccacctattggctccaaaatgcccttcccacccacctattgggtccaaaatacccttgtcatccaccttttggttcaaaattgaccacttatttaacggttttatatttaaactatttaaatattttttaaaatacgtggcgctcaactatttgttataatttaacttattactgtaatttataaatcaatccactatccacccattactaattaaatcgctctaaattaatgaaccgtcaaattattaatgcaagctactgccacgagtgtttttaaaaaatatagaagtaaattatcatacattcaagtggcaaCATAagaatcaccgataaacttaaaagtctgactatgttcatcttaattatttttacgtcttaattatgtgatgttacttcatatgtaacttttttcaaaataatatataaaaggttttaaaataaatcacaaatatttataaaattatatttaaaaaaagtgcatgaattaattcgggatgtattacttctttacctttaatcataaatttctaattcaattttgaaagaaagtgttcTCCTacataagcggctcaacctaaatttaattggggcttcgattcggactcgaataattttgaatgtcattttcagtaatctataatttcatcgtgttttagtagtgtttatgacgattttgatattataattgaattattaattgagtgaggtttagttagtaatgagtgggtagtggattggtttataaattatattaataaattaaatttataattgatagttgaacgccaagtatttaaaaaaatatttaaaaagtttaattttaaaacaattaaaaaatggtcaattttaaacccaaaggtggatgacaagggtatttttgagccaataggtggatgaaaagggcattttggagccaataggtggatgaagggtaattttgtaccattttcaatactttaagggtattttaggcccttgtccGTACATTTATTAGATCCTAAATTTGgtatcaaattttaactttgacctcaaactttcatagtgcacaaataggcactttaactatcctatctttcaataaataaacacgtGATTTTTTGGATCCAAAGTGCGTGAAATGCAAACGCTCCCACGTCTATTTGTGAGCCAACCAGTGACTGCCAACTAACTAaacattttaaatgttttttttttaaaaatatcttacatgtcattttgaaactaaaaaaaaattaaaattaattttaattaatataaaagagaTTCATTAAGGGTAGAATTGTCATTTCAGCATGTTTTTACCTTTGTGGGCCTCGAAAGTTACCCCTCACTCGCGCAGAATGTGTGCATTTCACGCATTTTGCCAGGTAGGAatcgcgtgtttatttattgaaagatgggatagttaaagtgcctatttgtgcactatgaaagtttgaggtcaaaatttaaatttgaagccaaatttagggtccaatatatgtattatgccttgtATATCAATCTTTTTGGCATGATACATAtgttggaccctaaacttggcttcaaattttaacttgaccttcaactttcataatgcacaaacagacactttaactatccaacttttaaataaataaacacatgagtcctacatgacaaaatatacgtaggacaccacgtaggaaaaaacattatgtaggatgacatgtaagACGCGTGTGCctatttgtttaactttatacaagtttaagtgcctacttgtgcacacccaaagttgaagggcataaatgtgatttgaagccaagttaaaggccatatttatgtattttttttacgAAGAGGTAATGTTAAATTTGGAGGATTTTTCTCAATCAAGACACCAATTACTTTAACTCATAGAATGATTTAACTTCTCTTTCAAAGCATACATACTATATAAACTAAGGAACCATTGACAAGATAAACAATACCTAGTGTTTAAAGGGCTTAATTCTCCCTAGTATTATCCCAAACAATTAAACCAGAAACAGTAATAACAAATGCAGCCCCCAAGTTAAGGGTTCTGCAGACAATGTAACCACTTTCCTTGCCAAATATTGTAAACACCACATCAGAATAGTTGAAACAAATCAACACGATACCAAGCACAATCAAGAAAATTGATATTTGTTGAACATTCGCTCTCCTTTCAACAAGGAGCAAGATCCattcgtcttcttcttcttcttcatatttcaGTGTCGCGATACTACCAGTAGTATCATCTGCACACGCGATACTACCAGTAGTATCATCTGCACATGCGATACTACTCGTGGTATCTGCACTAACACCACTAGTAGTATCTACACATGCCTCTTGTTTCTTGTTACCGCGCTTGAAAAAACTAGAAATCATATTGAGAGTCGTCTTCTTCTCCTCCTCCATATTGTGCCTAGTCACGAGAGAACTAAAAGTTTGATTAATCAAAATCATATGCAGATACGAATtcaagatttttatttaattttgatctgACTTTTTTAGATTTGTACCCGTGTGTCCCATTATAAATGTATCATGTTTAAACCATCTTtgaccaaaaaataataatttataatgtgttttttgttaaattgagaaagaattgCATCATGTAATACATTTCGATGATCAATTAactttgactctaaaaaaacaactaatttgaaataaaaaggaTATTTATATAGtgtcaaataatatttaatttaattgaacatcaaaaataaagtttaaaaggTAAAAACACCAGCGAGAGCGAGAAAAACTAAAGTAATTTATTGGGACAAAtctaaaagtaaaaaacaatTGAACTCCATAATTTGCAAAAACATGCTACATGAACCTATGACGGATGTAGAATCCACCGTTCACGagaattcaatatattttaaacaaatcagatatatacattaaaaatattgtgaTCTACgttattattcatatattaacTTGAGATTATTATCGAAAAGCAAAAAAAAGGAGAGAAGTCTAACCTTTGAAGTCTAAAACGTTTGCCGATTCTTCTTAATAGAGAAACCTAATAAATTAATATCATGCGCCAATactaaatatatacatacatgGATAGCTTGGACTtaaaaaaaaggattaaaaGTTAAGTGTTTGAGTCATAGGAGATTAAGGACTCATGTcattaattattgaaaaaactACATAACTATGCATACATTACtaccatatatatattatatttaactttagtttaaaataatttacatattaccatttttaatatttattctatatatattaaaatatttaaataaatacacaAATCCCTTGAATtgatataacataattattttaaattagaacTCCTTAATTAGGGGTAAAAAATTTCTAATATATTTGCCATTTCTCCCCCACTGCACGTCCACCAGCCCTGTTTCTTCCTTTCTCCTCAATATCAATTTAAGGGATTTGTGtatctatttaaatattttaattttaattattttaaattaaaggtAAATATAGTATATATGGCAGTAATGTATGTGTAGTTAGATagtttttttcagaaaaataatgAACGATAATGTAGAGAAGCAGAaatattactttcttttttaaaataaataaataaatatgcaCTTACCTTATCATCGAAAATTCTAAAAAgagtatgaaaatttgaaaccaaaaaacacataaatgatatatatgaattgtttaatTTGCATGTTGCTTGATGATAGATTCGATGATCCAGATCCATTTTTCAATGAGAATCatgaaaaattattcaataGTAAGAGAGAACACGTTAAGAATAAGCTTTATTGTTGAGCCCTTGTTGTGGCAAAAGGAAGAGAAAAATACTTGCTGAGTAGTTTGAATTCAATTGACAGGAAAGAGAAtccttttgaaaatcaaattgagtTAAAAATTGTAACCgataaaaatttgaagtgaaGTTAGGGAGAAATTAAAGAAGTGAGTAATTGGATTTGAGTGGGGATGTTTATGTATCGGGATGATTGGAGAATTGGGAGAAATAAggaatttatgtaatattttagaaaggtaggggaataatgaaaaataacataagaaaaGGTGTGTATATAGATGATTTATCCtatttttaatgttaataaatcctatctttttttttttcctttgaactCCTTTTTCAAATCATAtctgtttttcatttttcatttagaTATTGTATATCCATTTTCTTATGGGCAGGGGGCTGACACCGACCCAATGCCGGAAGGTCAAGGAAGTTGGTGACATGATGACAAGGGAGTCGGCGGGGGCAGGGACTTTGGGGGTCAGAAGAAGGCATCTTCTGTGAGAACACAGGCAAACTGGCACATAAGTTGTGTTCATGAAAAGCAGTCAACTAACTGCAAAATCTTTAATCTGATTTCACTATTCCATATGTTGTGAATGTATCAATGTTCATTATCATCAAGGGAGAACAATGCTCTCTGCACATTTAAAACTGCTGGAGAACCTTTCTTTGCTTTCTCCACTATATGCCTAATTAACAACTTTTCCATCTCATCATCACTTTCATCATTCATCCTATCATTTTCAATCCAGTCAAAGTTATGCTCACGTGAACGCGAGTTCTCTTGATGGTTGATGTCCATAACTCCTGATGCAACAGCAACATCCTCCTTCTCTGAATTTAACCTTGTGAACACGTTATAAGCCTCGTTATATGCATCTAAAGCATCCCCGCGTAAATTGATTGTCATTGGCTGGTCTGCTGTACGTTGTTCAACTTTAGTTACAGGACTACCATGGGTGGAAGAAGAACCCCCTTCACTGTTTGAGGAGTCCCTCCATGAACTTACAAGTTCTGCTTCCATATAACGAACTTTCCTTTCACTGTTCTGAAGTGCTATCTCAAGCTCCTTGACCCGGTCTTCTAATTGTGTTTGGAGGACTTTGTGCAGCCGCAAAGTCAGCTCTCTAGGTGAGACGGCATAATTAGCAGGATGAGGAGTTGAGGTCCCGCTACCATCCTGATCTGCATAAGGTTGACCTCCGGCTTGTCTATTAAAGAGTTCAGTTCTTAACTCCCCCTTAGCTAGATCTGTCACAAAATCTGGATCAAGCTGCGAAAGATTGAACACTTGTTAAAGCTTCTTAAATATAGCAGATGACTTATACATGTGTAGCTTAAGTTGTACAGCAATGAGATTCATTTTCATTTCCTAGTGGATGTAAAAGAGTTGCACCAGTCATAACTTCCAAGTCTCTCCTGTGAATTCTTCAAACAAAAACGTTGATTCCTTCTAGAAAACAAATATGGATGATACTGATCCTACAAAGCATAACCTAATGGTCTTCCTAGTAAAGACATCAAAACTTCCTCATTAGAGGATCAAGGAAAAGAGCAACTTGATGAAGATTGAGATTGTTGATTCTTGGAAAAGTTATAACTGATAATAGACCgacaaaaaattcaacaaaaaactGGTTTGAAAACATTAAGAAGATCTCCAACACAAAGAAAGAATGTAAAGCTGCAAACACAAGGTACGCCCAAATTGCACACTAGATCACAAAGCTAACCGACAAAGCAAGCAAATTGAAGCACAGAAACCTATTCGCCAGAAACATCATGACGTACaattttctcaacttttctAAAGAAGAGCCCTCCTGACATAGTATAAGCTGAAACAAAGTTGTCTACCTCCTATACTATCCAGATCAAGAGAGCTGCGAGAGGAAAAAATTGGGAGGACTTGAAGAAAGCACCAGGATATAATGGCTAAGagaacaacaattttttttataaagttcaATTAAGACATTAGTTCTGATCATATGACTAAAACTATAAGGTACACGTCCTACTAACAGAAGCATTAGAGACTAAAGAGCTCAGCAACAATATGCAATATACCCACCAGAGATCAATAAGCAACAGATATCCCCCTGAATAGTTATTTCTAATAGCAAAAACTGATGGAAGTATCAATCTTGCATAACACACAAGTTTAAACGACTTTAGGGTTTGTTAAGCATCAAAATGGAGCGAAATGGATAGTAAGGATTCATATAGCAAACCCAACTTAGGATTGAGGCATACTTTTCATTGTAGTGTTTGTAACGTGCTTCGTAGATATTCCACCAATACTTGTTACTTTTCACCAACACAGGTACAGGATTTCTATCCCACCAAAGTTAGGCAGTTGGGAAGGAACCGCCTAGTGTCTTTTGCCTCTGTTCGGCTTTAACTTGAGGCCATGGTTCTCTTCCCACTTCATTTTccactaggccacacccttGGATGCTTGATTTAACCTTATGAAATAGTTTCAATATCCGAACTCTAAATTCTAGCATACGATTCTTTTTCCATTGTCCTTCAGCTCCTACTTCCAATGCCAACTATAATAGAAAATTCAAGCACtatacaacaataacaacatacccagGGTGACTCCAAAAGTGGGGTTTGGGGAGGGTAGAATATAGCGACCATACCCGTATCTTGGGAGGTAGAGAGGTATTCCCGGTAAACCCACTGCTCAAGGAAACGCATATCAAAGCCGATCGAAAAACATAACGGAAGTGAGAGAAAATTCAAGCACTGTATACCCATAAAACACTAATCAAGCTTATCTTTTACCAACCATAAGCTCTAGGGTTCCTTAAATAACATAAGTTCATAAGCTGTCAAAGTCAACCAACTGGTAGATCTTGGACCAAAATGCTTAAGTGCATATAGTGCCTAAGTTAACTTCTCTGATAAGACTTGTATTTTCAAGAATGGAGTATCCAAGTAAGCAAATGTATTGCATATTAGAGTTGCTTCAcgggaaaaaaaaaaaagaagaagcataGATATGAATGAATCAGAAATTATTATTACCTCGTGTAGCTCTGCTAGTCTCCCCTCCAATTTAGACGAGTTCATAGTTAATTCTAACCTCTCCAATTCAGCTTCAAGCTCTGCTTCAATTTTACTCCTAGATTCTTCCTCCGTTCTCTGGCTATG
This window encodes:
- the LOC107012355 gene encoding exocyst complex component EXO70E2-like, producing MEGDKSADEHVIAAAQHLVKALKDRTSLSDEVRRTLADLDIHLAAMTEAKEDETTSFKEIEGRLKSAEAKIMSLQSNCLKIWDTGPSNQLLEYLQNVEEVRSIIVSLESMVLNKNRKQSRLTNQAHSVLQIAMVRLQEEVINILAQSKQCFEHAYVSFHSCEETVVDEETMVSIEYDSIEGTSCLDSSRAESEECIIMDLVHPGVVPYIKSIADLMLASHYVQEFCQVFIRFWKDALYEYLGLFCMQQISIEDVLRMDWASLNCRIKKWRQATKNVIAFYLPSEKNLFDQILGEFGSVSSTCFIEVSKDAMMCLLNFGQAVAIGPLLPERLFCLLDMYELLRGLCQDVDALFCVNHGNSIQVEYHELMKSLGDSAKAIFLGLGNRIASNTSTTPFQGGGVHPLTKYVINYFMLLSEYYVTLRFLLEDREVESSVEVVDTLVRLDISSEIPCPLAFHLQSITSRLESNLEDRSNLYKDDSLKHIFLMNNIHYMVQKIKNSKLRTCFGDEWIKIHIVKYVQHEKSYERKTWNSIISLITGYEKLGKAVLKERCRNFSIAFEEVYKNQTGWTIPDIDLRADLNVSIGLRVIHAYRTFAGKVRKSLSEKHIKYTEEDLEEYLLDFFQGSAKSLNHHWRR
- the LOC107012510 gene encoding presenilin-like protein At2g29900, producing MDENAKPRSVLDSLGEEIVRIVTPVSICMLLVVILVSVLNNDSDSSGPSFTSIATVAYSESSSDSNWDKLKGALLNALVFVVVVTAVTFLLVLLFYFRCTKFLKYYMGFSSFLVLGFMGGEICLFLIGKFRIPIDCVTFALSLFNFTVVGVLAVFMSKTAIIITQGYLVVIGVLVAYWFTLLPEWTTWVLLVAMSLYDLAAVLLPGGPLRLLVELAISRDEDIPALVYEARPIINPDSVQRGAVVQRRVWRERRDNDIGSDENLDSRSNLNSTVYSSLESSTGLESLPSIGERNAVDVEDGVDVEDGQVSSSDSELAAPLIQHRINVRMNLQEGSSDDFALEGIGLGSSGAIKLGLGDFIFYSVLVARAAMYDFMTVYACYLAIIAGLGITLMLLAFYQKALPALPVSVLLGVLFYLLTRLLLETFVVQCSINLLMF
- the LOC114076453 gene encoding uncharacterized protein LOC114076453; the protein is MEEEKKTTLNMISSFFKRGNKKQEACVDTTSGVSADTTSSIACADDTTGSIACADDTTGSIATLKYEEEEEDEWILLLVERRANVQQISIFLIVLGIVLICFNYSDVVFTIFGKESGYIVCRTLNLGAAFVITVSGLIVWDNTREN